In Amycolatopsis jiangsuensis, the following proteins share a genomic window:
- a CDS encoding TetR family transcriptional regulator, whose protein sequence is MSAEQPSRRRDAAATKDALLDAAAELFAERGFDRTTVRDIAGLAGVNQALLFRYFGSKEALFELVMTRGGFAHLEATAPEELFAETLRNLLTSDNTEHRHRSLETYLRSTGADGAGAALREQLGREYGRALATLTDQPDAELRADLALAWLLGIGLVRAVTRKEPLATAAPEEVERLVGPAIRTLLERSG, encoded by the coding sequence ATGAGCGCCGAGCAGCCGTCGCGGCGCCGTGACGCCGCCGCGACGAAGGACGCCTTGCTGGACGCCGCCGCCGAACTCTTCGCCGAGCGTGGTTTCGACCGCACGACGGTGCGGGACATCGCGGGCCTGGCGGGCGTCAACCAAGCCCTGCTGTTCCGCTACTTCGGCAGCAAGGAAGCGTTGTTCGAACTCGTGATGACACGGGGCGGCTTCGCGCACCTGGAAGCGACGGCACCGGAGGAGCTGTTCGCCGAAACCCTGCGCAACCTGCTCACCTCCGACAACACCGAGCATCGGCACCGCTCGCTCGAGACCTACCTGCGCTCCACCGGCGCGGACGGCGCGGGCGCCGCGCTTCGCGAGCAGCTGGGCCGGGAGTACGGGCGTGCGCTGGCCACGTTGACCGACCAGCCGGACGCCGAGCTGCGCGCGGACCTCGCTCTCGCCTGGCTGCTGGGTATCGGCCTGGTCCGCGCCGTCACCCGCAAGGAGCCACTGGCCACCGCCGCCCCGGAGGAGGTCGAACGGCTGGTCGGCCCGGCGATCCGGACATTGCTGGAACGCAGTGGGTGA
- a CDS encoding response regulator transcription factor has protein sequence MQTVRIVIVDDDQLVRMALRLVIEGEPDLSVVAEAADGNAAITAVDEHRPDVVLMDVRMPGRDGLSATREILARPEPPRVLVLTTFDSDELVLGALQAGALGFVLKDTPPPQIVTAVRTVSGGNPALSPAATARVIAAATGPGSSATRRSSRDEARRRLSALTERELDTARAVADGLGNPEIADRLHISIATVKAHIGNLFAKLTVENRVQIALLVRDAQE, from the coding sequence GTGCAGACGGTGCGGATCGTGATCGTCGACGACGATCAGCTGGTGCGGATGGCACTGCGGCTCGTCATCGAGGGGGAACCGGACCTGAGCGTGGTCGCGGAGGCGGCCGACGGGAACGCCGCGATCACCGCGGTCGACGAGCACCGGCCGGACGTCGTGCTGATGGACGTGCGGATGCCCGGCCGCGACGGGCTCAGCGCGACCAGGGAGATCCTCGCCCGTCCGGAACCGCCGCGGGTCTTGGTGCTGACCACCTTCGACTCCGACGAGCTGGTCCTCGGTGCCCTGCAGGCCGGTGCGCTCGGCTTCGTGCTGAAAGACACCCCGCCGCCACAGATCGTCACCGCCGTCCGCACCGTCTCCGGCGGCAACCCGGCACTGTCCCCGGCTGCCACCGCGCGCGTGATCGCTGCCGCCACCGGGCCGGGGTCCTCCGCCACCCGCCGCTCCTCCCGAGACGAGGCCCGACGCCGCCTGTCCGCACTGACCGAACGGGAACTGGACACCGCACGGGCGGTCGCGGACGGCCTCGGCAACCCGGAGATCGCCGACCGCCTGCACATCAGCATCGCGACGGTGAAGGCCCACATCGGAAACCTGTTCGCCAAGCTGACCGTGGAGAACCGGGTCCAGATCGCCCTCCTGGTCCGCGACGCGCAGGAGTGA
- a CDS encoding cytochrome P450, with amino-acid sequence MTTTHTEPLAYPFNEEEGLALNEAYSAAREAEGMIRVRMPHGEPAWLATRYADARLVLGDRRFSRAMSVEKDEPRMTEYRRTGGILTMDPPDHTRLRTLVAKAFTMRRVELLRPRVAELAREFIGDLKRHGQPADLVDLYALPIPVAVICELLGVPVEDRPKFRVWSDASLSTSGLTAEEAERNREELREYMAGLIAAHRAEPRDDLMTALIEARDVRDRLTELELVDLCVGILVAGHETTASQIPNFVYALLDQHEQWERLCADPSLIPSAVEELLRFVPLGAGAGFARYATEDVQVGDVLVSEGEPVLVAVGAANRDRLQFAGPDKIALDREDNHHLGFGHGVHHCLGAPLARLELQEALKALTSEMPGLHLAGDIVWKTQMLVRGPRSMPIGW; translated from the coding sequence ATGACCACCACGCACACCGAGCCGCTCGCCTACCCGTTCAACGAGGAGGAGGGTCTCGCCCTCAACGAGGCGTACTCGGCGGCCCGCGAAGCCGAGGGCATGATCCGCGTCCGCATGCCGCATGGGGAGCCGGCGTGGCTGGCCACGCGCTACGCCGACGCCCGGCTCGTGCTCGGCGACCGGCGGTTCTCCCGCGCAATGTCGGTCGAGAAAGACGAACCGCGGATGACCGAGTACCGGCGCACCGGCGGCATCCTGACCATGGATCCGCCGGACCACACCCGGTTGCGCACGCTCGTGGCGAAGGCCTTCACCATGCGCCGAGTGGAGCTGCTGCGCCCGCGCGTGGCCGAGCTGGCGCGCGAGTTCATCGGCGACCTGAAGCGGCACGGGCAGCCGGCGGACCTGGTCGACCTCTACGCGCTGCCGATCCCGGTCGCGGTGATCTGCGAGCTGCTCGGCGTGCCGGTCGAGGACCGGCCGAAGTTCCGGGTCTGGAGTGACGCGTCGCTCTCGACCAGCGGGCTCACCGCGGAGGAGGCCGAGCGCAACCGCGAGGAGCTGCGCGAGTACATGGCCGGGCTGATCGCCGCGCACCGCGCCGAACCCCGCGACGACCTGATGACCGCGCTCATCGAGGCGCGCGACGTCCGGGACCGGCTCACCGAGCTGGAGCTGGTCGACCTGTGCGTGGGCATCCTCGTGGCCGGGCACGAGACCACCGCGAGCCAGATCCCGAACTTCGTTTACGCCCTGCTCGACCAGCACGAGCAGTGGGAACGGCTGTGCGCGGACCCGTCGCTGATCCCGTCGGCGGTGGAGGAGCTGCTGCGCTTCGTGCCGCTCGGTGCCGGAGCCGGGTTCGCCCGGTACGCCACCGAGGACGTGCAGGTCGGCGACGTGCTGGTGAGCGAGGGTGAGCCGGTGCTCGTCGCGGTCGGCGCGGCCAACCGCGACCGGCTGCAGTTCGCCGGACCGGACAAAATCGCACTCGACCGCGAGGACAACCACCACCTCGGCTTCGGTCACGGCGTGCACCACTGCCTCGGCGCACCGCTCGCGCGGCTCGAGCTCCAGGAAGCACTCAAGGCGCTGACCAGTGAAATGCCCGGTCTGCACCTGGCAGGCGATATCGTGTGGAAGACCCAGATGCTGGTCCGCGGACCGCGTTCGATGCCGATCGGATGGTGA
- the mtnA gene encoding S-methyl-5-thioribose-1-phosphate isomerase, producing the protein MHRTIDWADGAVVIIDQVALPGEYRRSTLRTVDELVDAIRRLAVRGAPALGAAGALGVALAAFAGGDVRGEAERIAAARPTAVNLRWGVTRALGKLGDGPAAVVALGRAMLDEDERKNRAASGHAAEVVLRSCPRRPLRLLSHCNAGHLAAVAWGTALGVVWHLHERDLVESVLVDETRPLLQGSRLTAWELARAGVPYRVQPDSAAAFAMARGLVDCVLAGADRIAANGDVANKIGTYGLALAAAHHRIPFVVVAPESTVDDFATTGADIVIEERSAAELTELHGHPLAPANAPVFNPAFDVTPAGLITAVVTENGVRPAPSP; encoded by the coding sequence ATGCACCGGACAATCGACTGGGCGGACGGCGCCGTCGTGATCATCGACCAGGTCGCGCTGCCCGGGGAGTACCGCAGGAGCACGCTGCGGACGGTGGACGAACTGGTCGACGCGATCCGCCGGCTCGCCGTGCGCGGCGCGCCCGCGCTGGGAGCCGCCGGGGCCCTCGGCGTCGCATTGGCCGCGTTCGCCGGCGGGGACGTTCGCGGCGAGGCCGAGCGGATCGCCGCCGCCCGGCCGACCGCGGTCAACCTGCGCTGGGGCGTCACCCGGGCACTCGGCAAGCTCGGCGACGGCCCGGCAGCCGTAGTGGCACTGGGCCGCGCGATGCTCGACGAGGACGAACGGAAGAACCGCGCCGCGTCCGGGCACGCCGCGGAGGTCGTGCTGCGCTCGTGCCCCCGGCGTCCGCTGCGCTTGCTGAGTCATTGCAACGCCGGGCACCTGGCCGCGGTCGCCTGGGGAACCGCGCTCGGCGTCGTGTGGCATCTCCACGAACGGGACCTCGTGGAATCCGTGCTGGTCGACGAAACCCGCCCGCTGCTGCAAGGTTCCCGGCTCACCGCCTGGGAACTGGCGCGGGCCGGCGTCCCCTACCGCGTGCAACCCGACAGCGCCGCCGCGTTCGCGATGGCCCGCGGCCTGGTCGACTGCGTCCTCGCCGGCGCCGACCGCATAGCCGCGAACGGCGACGTCGCCAACAAGATCGGCACCTACGGCCTGGCGCTGGCCGCCGCACACCACCGGATCCCGTTCGTGGTCGTCGCCCCGGAGTCCACTGTGGACGATTTTGCGACCACCGGCGCGGACATCGTGATCGAGGAGCGCTCCGCCGCGGAACTCACCGAACTCCACGGCCACCCACTGGCCCCCGCGAACGCCCCGGTGTTCAACCCGGCCTTCGACGTCACCCCCGCCGGCCTGATCACCGCAGTAGTAACGGAAAACGGCGTCCGCCCCGCCCCTTCCCCCTGA
- a CDS encoding sensor histidine kinase yields the protein MNADTAARLGVWQQTWRLLAAVALGALAWLFTGIVLGRGTSAQNSAWYSTGDPLVAVGCLVLLFWRRRFPFAVALVVTVGSAASTFATGASLLVLGSLATRRRPVEIGVVVAAYAAASLFARDLYAIAQARPALWLQISVPLLTAGIAATVGVAIGARRDEVRLLRDRADSAEREQAARAAQARVSERNRIAREMHDVLAHRVSLIAMQAGVLGHRDNLTTEEIRVLARGVADGSHQALEELRDVLGVLRAGPVGPEPPQPSLDRLPELVAGAQESGLAVTLTSTVPGTPPDVVGRTGYRIVQEGLTNAGKHAPGARVEVTVDGAAGDGLRVRVRDSGAARTGERPPSSGFGLLGLSERVGLAGGELDHHPLPGGGFVLSARLPWPEHGGERNA from the coding sequence GTGAATGCGGACACGGCTGCACGGCTCGGTGTCTGGCAGCAGACGTGGCGGCTGCTGGCCGCGGTGGCGCTGGGGGCCCTGGCGTGGCTGTTCACCGGGATCGTGCTGGGGCGAGGAACATCGGCGCAGAACTCCGCCTGGTACTCGACCGGTGATCCGCTGGTGGCGGTCGGCTGCCTCGTGCTGCTCTTCTGGCGGCGGCGGTTCCCGTTCGCCGTCGCCCTGGTGGTCACGGTCGGTTCGGCCGCCTCGACGTTCGCCACGGGCGCCTCCCTGCTCGTCCTGGGCTCACTCGCCACTCGCCGCCGCCCGGTCGAGATCGGGGTCGTCGTGGCGGCCTACGCGGCCGCGTCGCTGTTCGCCCGCGATCTCTATGCGATCGCGCAGGCCCGGCCCGCGTTGTGGCTCCAGATCTCCGTGCCGTTGCTGACCGCGGGGATCGCGGCGACCGTGGGGGTGGCCATCGGCGCGCGGCGCGACGAGGTGCGGTTGCTGCGGGACCGCGCGGACAGCGCGGAACGGGAACAGGCGGCGCGGGCCGCGCAGGCACGGGTCTCCGAACGCAACCGGATCGCCCGCGAAATGCACGACGTGCTGGCACACCGGGTTTCCCTGATCGCCATGCAGGCCGGCGTGCTCGGCCACCGGGACAACCTGACCACGGAGGAGATCCGCGTGCTGGCGCGCGGCGTCGCCGACGGATCCCACCAGGCGCTGGAAGAACTGCGGGACGTACTCGGCGTGCTGCGGGCGGGGCCCGTCGGTCCGGAACCACCGCAGCCCTCGCTCGATCGGCTCCCGGAACTGGTGGCCGGTGCCCAGGAGTCCGGCCTGGCCGTCACGCTCACCAGTACCGTGCCGGGGACGCCGCCGGACGTGGTGGGGCGGACCGGGTACCGGATCGTCCAGGAAGGACTGACCAACGCCGGCAAGCACGCTCCGGGTGCGCGGGTGGAGGTGACCGTCGACGGCGCGGCCGGCGACGGGTTGCGCGTGCGGGTCCGCGATTCCGGGGCCGCCCGGACAGGCGAACGTCCGCCGTCCTCGGGGTTCGGGCTGCTCGGCCTCTCCGAGCGGGTCGGACTGGCCGGCGGGGAACTGGACCACCATCCGCTGCCCGGCGGCGGATTCGTGCTGAGTGCCCGGCTGCCATGGCCGGAGCACGGCGGAGAGAGGAATGCCTGA
- a CDS encoding FAD-binding and (Fe-S)-binding domain-containing protein, whose translation MEIRTDPATLALYTTDASNYRHVPLGVVLPETVDDVVAAVAAARERGMPLVARGGGTSVAGNACGPGLVVDTSRHVRGVRWLDPRARLARVAPGTVLDDLQALAAPHGLRFGPDPSTHSRCTIGGMIGNNACGSHSVAWGRTADVVRELDVLLYDGTRFTAGPMDSSEVDRRAALPGTEGRVFTELRSLVRDNLALLRTELSTWPRRVSGYGLEHLLPENGFDLAKALVGSEGTCVTVLEATVALAELPAHRVLAVLGFPSDIAAADAVPEILPWSPLTVEGVDAELVGLLESDRGRGLPPGGAWLFVELAGASPDEAAARARDLAASLGGALTGSVVLDDPPAQRRLWRIREEGAGLATRLADGSEAWPGWEDAAVPPERLGSYLRGFKELMRRHGRRSVVYGHYGEGCLHLRLDFDLLSAPGKAQFREFLEAAADLVAAHGGSLSGEHGDGQARSALLSRMYSPETMALFARFKGIFDPDGRMNPGIIVDPRPVEADLRVRRAPLELEDVTVLGYPEDQGSFGQAMRRCVGVGKCRNTSGGGVMCPSYRVTREEQHSTRGRAHLLAEMINGEVIKDGWRSAEVAEALDLCLSCKGCLSDCPVDVDMATYKAEFLHQHYRGRVRPASHYSMGWLPMWLRGVALAPRVANFFARRRWPVAAMKRLGGIAAERALPEFATMPFTRARADLRRWVSGPRRVVLWPDSFNNYLTPDVLDAAAEVLTAAGYSVVLPDRGVCCGLTWVSTGQLDVARRVLRRTLSVLKPYLDAGYEVAGLEPSCTALFRGDLQALLPGDATAELLATRTRTFAELLAQAPEPLSAKLDVETITQVHCHQHAVLGFAADEAVLADAGVRNTTLDSGCCGLAGNFGFERGHYDVSVACAEDRLLPAVREAPESTVVLSDGFSCRTQIEQQAGRPALHLAQLLRDALGSGRPGEQRQD comes from the coding sequence GTGGAGATCCGGACCGACCCCGCGACGCTGGCCCTCTACACGACCGATGCGTCGAACTACCGGCACGTGCCCCTCGGCGTGGTGCTGCCCGAAACCGTGGACGACGTCGTCGCGGCGGTGGCCGCGGCCCGGGAGCGCGGCATGCCGCTGGTCGCTCGCGGCGGCGGCACCAGCGTGGCCGGCAACGCGTGCGGGCCGGGCCTCGTCGTCGACACGTCCCGGCACGTGCGCGGGGTGCGGTGGCTCGACCCGCGGGCGCGCCTCGCCCGCGTCGCACCCGGCACCGTGCTCGACGATCTGCAGGCGCTCGCCGCGCCGCACGGCCTGCGGTTCGGTCCCGATCCGTCCACGCACAGCCGGTGCACGATCGGCGGGATGATCGGCAACAACGCCTGCGGTTCGCATTCGGTGGCCTGGGGCCGTACCGCGGACGTGGTGCGCGAGCTGGACGTGCTGCTCTACGACGGAACGCGATTCACCGCCGGTCCCATGGATTCGTCCGAGGTGGACCGGCGGGCGGCCCTGCCGGGTACCGAGGGGCGCGTGTTCACCGAGCTGCGGTCACTGGTGCGCGACAATCTCGCACTGCTGCGGACGGAACTTTCCACCTGGCCGCGGCGGGTTTCCGGCTACGGCCTGGAACACCTGTTGCCGGAGAACGGCTTCGACCTCGCCAAGGCGCTCGTCGGCAGTGAGGGCACCTGTGTCACGGTGCTGGAGGCGACCGTCGCGCTCGCCGAACTCCCGGCGCACCGCGTGCTGGCCGTGCTGGGCTTCCCCTCGGACATCGCCGCCGCCGACGCGGTGCCGGAGATCCTTCCGTGGTCGCCGCTGACCGTGGAGGGCGTCGACGCGGAACTGGTGGGACTGCTCGAATCGGACCGTGGCCGCGGGTTGCCGCCGGGCGGTGCCTGGCTTTTCGTGGAGCTCGCCGGCGCTTCGCCGGACGAGGCGGCCGCGCGTGCTCGTGACCTGGCGGCTTCGCTCGGCGGCGCGTTGACCGGTTCGGTCGTGCTCGACGATCCGCCCGCGCAGCGCCGGTTGTGGCGTATCCGCGAGGAGGGCGCGGGCCTGGCGACGCGGCTGGCGGACGGTTCCGAGGCGTGGCCCGGCTGGGAGGACGCGGCGGTGCCGCCGGAGCGGCTGGGCTCCTACCTGCGTGGCTTCAAGGAGCTGATGCGACGGCACGGACGCCGCAGCGTCGTCTACGGCCACTACGGCGAGGGCTGCCTGCACCTGCGGCTCGACTTCGACCTCCTGTCCGCCCCCGGCAAAGCGCAGTTCCGGGAGTTCCTGGAGGCGGCGGCCGATCTCGTCGCCGCGCACGGCGGTTCGCTGTCGGGCGAGCACGGCGACGGGCAGGCGCGTTCGGCACTGCTGTCGCGGATGTACAGCCCGGAGACGATGGCGTTGTTCGCCCGGTTCAAGGGGATCTTCGATCCGGACGGGCGGATGAACCCGGGCATCATCGTCGATCCGCGTCCGGTGGAGGCCGATCTGCGGGTGCGCCGGGCGCCGCTGGAGCTCGAGGACGTGACCGTGCTCGGCTATCCGGAGGACCAGGGCAGCTTCGGGCAGGCGATGCGGCGGTGCGTCGGCGTCGGGAAGTGCCGCAACACCAGTGGCGGCGGCGTGATGTGCCCGAGTTACCGGGTGACGCGCGAGGAGCAGCATTCCACTCGCGGACGCGCGCACCTGCTCGCCGAGATGATCAACGGCGAGGTGATCAAGGACGGCTGGCGTTCCGCGGAAGTCGCCGAAGCGCTGGACTTGTGCCTGTCCTGCAAGGGGTGTCTCTCCGACTGTCCGGTCGATGTGGACATGGCCACGTACAAGGCCGAGTTCCTGCACCAGCACTACCGCGGCCGGGTGCGTCCCGCGTCGCACTACTCCATGGGCTGGCTGCCGATGTGGCTGCGCGGCGTCGCGCTGGCGCCGCGGGTGGCGAACTTCTTCGCACGCCGTCGCTGGCCGGTCGCGGCGATGAAGCGGCTCGGCGGGATCGCGGCGGAACGCGCGCTGCCGGAGTTCGCCACGATGCCGTTCACCAGGGCCCGTGCGGATCTTCGCCGGTGGGTGAGCGGCCCGCGGAGAGTGGTGCTGTGGCCGGATTCCTTCAACAACTACCTGACCCCGGACGTCCTCGACGCCGCGGCCGAGGTGCTCACCGCTGCCGGTTACTCCGTGGTGCTGCCGGACCGGGGTGTCTGTTGTGGACTGACCTGGGTCTCGACCGGACAGCTGGACGTCGCCCGCCGCGTGCTGCGCCGGACTCTCTCCGTGCTCAAGCCCTACCTCGATGCCGGGTACGAGGTCGCCGGGTTGGAACCCAGCTGTACCGCACTGTTCCGCGGTGACCTGCAGGCTCTCCTGCCGGGCGACGCGACCGCGGAGCTGCTGGCCACGCGCACCCGTACCTTCGCCGAGCTCCTGGCGCAGGCGCCCGAACCGCTTTCGGCGAAGCTGGACGTGGAGACGATCACCCAAGTGCACTGCCACCAGCACGCGGTGCTCGGGTTCGCGGCGGACGAGGCGGTGCTGGCCGACGCCGGCGTCCGCAACACGACGCTGGATTCCGGCTGCTGCGGGTTGGCCGGGAACTTCGGCTTCGAGCGGGGCCACTACGACGTTTCGGTGGCCTGCGCCGAGGATCGCCTGCTGCCCGCGGTGCGGGAGGCGCCGGAGTCCACTGTGGTCCTTTCCGACGGTTTCAGCTGCCGGACGCAGATCGAACAGCAGGCCGGACGCCCGGCCCTGCACCTCGCGCAGCTGCTCCGCGACGCGCTGGGCTCGGGCCGTCCGGGTGAGCAGCGCCAGGACTGA
- a CDS encoding PIG-L family deacetylase — protein MATLVTFHAHPDDECILTGGVMRKAADEGHRVVLVVATRGELGEVPEGFLAEGEQLSERRVRETQAAAEALGVARVEFLGYRDSGMMGEATNDGPGTFWTAPVEEAAARLADILREESAEVCTVYDDYGNYGHPDHIQVHRVGMRATELAGTARVYQATTNRDQMRRGMLAAAEAGLIPREEIPDAEGGQTVGKPEAEITAAVDVSAYLPVKRAAMRAHASQIAEESFFLAMPEEGFRQAFGTEWFIRAGQGPGITERDLMAGL, from the coding sequence ATGGCGACATTGGTGACGTTCCACGCCCATCCGGACGACGAGTGCATCCTCACCGGCGGCGTGATGCGCAAGGCGGCCGACGAGGGGCACCGGGTGGTGCTCGTGGTGGCCACGCGCGGTGAGCTGGGCGAGGTGCCGGAAGGCTTCCTCGCCGAGGGCGAACAGCTGTCGGAGCGCCGGGTGCGGGAAACGCAGGCGGCGGCCGAGGCGCTCGGCGTGGCGCGGGTGGAGTTCCTGGGCTACCGGGATTCCGGGATGATGGGCGAGGCCACGAACGACGGCCCGGGCACGTTCTGGACCGCGCCGGTCGAGGAAGCGGCGGCGCGGCTGGCGGACATCCTGCGCGAGGAGTCCGCCGAGGTGTGCACGGTGTACGACGACTACGGCAATTACGGGCACCCGGACCACATCCAGGTCCACCGCGTCGGGATGCGGGCCACCGAGCTGGCCGGCACCGCGCGGGTCTACCAGGCGACCACCAACCGCGACCAGATGCGTCGCGGGATGCTTGCCGCCGCCGAAGCCGGGCTGATCCCGCGCGAGGAGATCCCGGACGCCGAGGGCGGGCAAACCGTCGGCAAACCGGAAGCGGAGATCACCGCGGCGGTGGACGTCTCGGCGTACCTGCCGGTGAAGCGTGCCGCGATGCGCGCGCACGCGAGCCAGATCGCCGAGGAGTCGTTCTTCCTCGCCATGCCCGAGGAGGGTTTCCGCCAGGCTTTCGGCACCGAATGGTTCATCCGCGCGGGGCAGGGCCCAGGAATCACCGAACGCGATCTGATGGCCGGGCTGTGA
- a CDS encoding MFS transporter: MSAEVVPGAPAGRSGVIVAVLAFAGVVVSLMQTLIIPLVPKLPALLHAPASDTAWAITATLLAAAVATPTVGRLGDMYGKRRLLLVSVLALIAGSVLGAVSDSLVPMIAGRALQGLSSAVIALGISIMRDELPAHRLGSATALMSASLGIGGALGLPLAALLAERADWHLLFWASALLGAVVLALVWTLVPESRVRAGGRFDFTGAAGLSVVLVAVLLAVSKGSDWGWGSGLTLGLLAGAVVVALVWGRWELRIRQPLVDLRVTARRQVLLTNLASAVFGFAMFAMSLVLSQLLQLPAETGYGLGQSLLVVGLVMAPSGLVMMAVAPVSARLSAARGPKVTLMAGALVVAIGYALAILLMSAVWQLIVSSCVISAGIGLAYGAMPALVMGAVPVSETAAANSLNTLMRSIGTSVSSAVAGVLLAQLTLASGLPSQNAFRVVLAIGSAAALVALCVAAFIPGARRVRPDDLAQAGPVIARPSGAAPRT; encoded by the coding sequence ATGTCTGCTGAGGTTGTCCCCGGCGCGCCGGCCGGGCGGTCCGGGGTGATCGTCGCGGTCCTCGCGTTCGCCGGGGTGGTGGTGTCGCTGATGCAGACGCTGATCATCCCGCTCGTGCCGAAGCTGCCCGCGTTGCTGCACGCGCCTGCGTCGGACACCGCGTGGGCGATCACCGCGACGCTGCTGGCCGCCGCGGTCGCCACCCCGACCGTCGGCCGCCTCGGCGACATGTATGGGAAACGGCGGCTGTTGCTGGTCAGCGTGCTGGCGTTGATCGCGGGATCGGTGCTCGGCGCGGTGAGCGACAGCCTGGTCCCGATGATCGCCGGACGAGCACTGCAGGGGCTTTCGTCCGCGGTGATCGCGCTGGGGATCAGCATCATGCGGGACGAGCTGCCGGCGCATCGGCTGGGTTCGGCGACCGCGTTGATGAGTGCTTCGCTCGGGATCGGTGGTGCGCTGGGACTTCCACTGGCCGCGTTGCTGGCCGAGCGCGCCGACTGGCACCTGCTGTTCTGGGCCTCGGCGTTGCTGGGCGCGGTGGTGCTGGCGCTGGTGTGGACGCTCGTGCCGGAATCCCGGGTACGGGCAGGCGGCCGGTTCGACTTCACCGGCGCGGCCGGGCTTTCGGTGGTGCTGGTCGCCGTGCTGCTCGCCGTGTCGAAGGGGTCGGACTGGGGCTGGGGCAGCGGGCTGACCCTCGGCCTGCTGGCCGGTGCGGTCGTGGTCGCGCTGGTCTGGGGCCGCTGGGAGCTGCGTATCCGGCAGCCGCTGGTCGACCTGCGGGTCACCGCGCGGCGGCAGGTGCTGCTGACCAACCTGGCGTCCGCGGTGTTCGGCTTCGCGATGTTCGCCATGTCGCTCGTGCTGTCGCAGTTGCTGCAGCTGCCGGCCGAAACCGGGTACGGGCTCGGACAGTCCCTGCTCGTCGTCGGCCTGGTGATGGCGCCGAGCGGGCTGGTGATGATGGCGGTCGCGCCGGTCTCGGCCCGGCTTTCCGCCGCCCGCGGGCCCAAGGTGACGTTGATGGCCGGTGCGCTGGTGGTCGCGATCGGGTACGCGCTGGCGATCCTGCTGATGTCGGCGGTCTGGCAACTGATCGTTTCGTCGTGTGTGATCAGCGCCGGCATCGGACTGGCCTACGGCGCGATGCCGGCCTTGGTGATGGGCGCGGTGCCGGTGTCGGAAACCGCGGCGGCCAACAGCCTGAACACGCTGATGCGCTCGATCGGCACATCGGTCTCCAGTGCGGTGGCCGGGGTACTGCTCGCCCAGCTGACGCTCGCGAGTGGCCTGCCCTCCCAGAACGCGTTCCGGGTGGTGCTGGCGATCGGCTCCGCGGCCGCTCTGGTGGCGCTGTGCGTGGCCGCGTTCATCCCCGGCGCGCGCCGGGTCCGTCCGGACGACCTCGCGCAGGCCGGCCCGGTCATCGCACGTCCTTCCGGTGCGGCGCCCCGCACGTGA
- a CDS encoding ferredoxin, translating into MSWKVEVDQNTCIGSGMCASLMPEVFELDGAVARPLTDAVEPDETVLDAADSCPAMAITITDGAEVVGPRP; encoded by the coding sequence ATGAGCTGGAAGGTCGAGGTCGACCAGAACACCTGCATCGGGTCGGGGATGTGCGCATCCCTGATGCCCGAGGTGTTCGAACTGGACGGCGCGGTCGCCCGCCCACTCACGGACGCCGTCGAACCGGACGAAACAGTACTCGACGCCGCCGACTCGTGCCCAGCCATGGCCATCACGATCACCGACGGCGCCGAGGTGGTCGGTCCACGCCCCTGA
- a CDS encoding RidA family protein, whose translation MTTVSGGTTVHLAGQCPLGADAVVVPGDVFAQVDQVVANTAVALAAAGAGPGDVVRTVIYVATAERTTLSAVWDRFTASGIGPAFSTASTLVGVTCLGYPGQLVELDVTAVVS comes from the coding sequence GTGACGACCGTGTCCGGCGGCACCACCGTGCACCTCGCCGGGCAATGCCCGCTCGGCGCGGACGCGGTGGTGGTACCCGGCGACGTTTTCGCGCAGGTGGACCAGGTCGTCGCCAACACCGCCGTGGCCCTCGCCGCCGCCGGCGCCGGTCCGGGCGACGTCGTGCGCACGGTGATCTACGTGGCGACGGCCGAGCGCACGACACTCTCCGCGGTCTGGGACCGGTTCACCGCCTCCGGGATCGGACCGGCGTTCAGCACGGCGAGCACCCTGGTGGGCGTGACCTGCCTGGGCTATCCGGGCCAGCTCGTGGAGTTGGATGTGACTGCTGTGGTTTCGTAG